A genome region from Pseudomonas sp. N3-W includes the following:
- the tadA gene encoding tRNA adenosine(34) deaminase TadA, giving the protein MRQIRPNAIIDRSRDRDFMREALALAAQGAALGEVPVGAVLVQDGEIIGRGFNCPISGNDPSAHAEMVAIRAAALAASNYRLPGSTLYVTLEPCSMCAGLIVHSRIARVVYGALEPKAGIVQSQGQFFTQGFLNHRVVFEGGVLAEECGAVLSEFFRARRAKPTG; this is encoded by the coding sequence ATGCGTCAGATACGCCCCAACGCCATCATTGATCGCAGCCGCGATCGCGACTTCATGCGCGAAGCCCTGGCCCTTGCTGCCCAAGGCGCAGCCCTCGGTGAAGTGCCGGTGGGCGCGGTGCTGGTGCAGGACGGTGAAATCATCGGTCGTGGCTTCAACTGCCCGATCAGCGGCAACGACCCCAGCGCTCACGCCGAGATGGTCGCGATCCGCGCCGCCGCACTGGCCGCCAGCAACTATCGCCTGCCCGGCAGCACCCTCTATGTGACGCTTGAACCGTGCAGCATGTGCGCCGGGCTGATCGTCCACTCGCGGATTGCGCGGGTGGTGTACGGCGCGCTGGAGCCCAAGGCCGGGATTGTGCAGAGCCAGGGGCAGTTCTTTACCCAGGGCTTTTTGAATCATCGGGTGGTGTTTGAGGGCGGGGTGTTGGCTGAGGAGTGTGGGGCGGTGTTGAGCGAGTTTTTCCGGGCCAGAAGAGCAAAACCCACAGGCTGA
- the treC gene encoding alpha,alpha-phosphotrehalase, with protein sequence MQDWQRSVIYQIYPKSFHSHAGNPTGDLLGVVAKLDYLHWLGVDCLWITPFLRSPQRDNGYDISDYYAIDPSYGTMADCELLIAEAGKRGIKLMLDIVVNHTSIEHTWFQQARSSLDNPYRDFYIWRDQPNNWESKFGGSAWEYEAQTGQYFLHLFDHTQADLNWDNPKVRAEVFKMMRFWRDKGVGGFRLDVINLISKPADFPEDNSDGRRFYTDGPNVHDYLQQMHREVFKGHDLINVGEMSSTSLAHCIRYSRPESKELSMTFNFHHLKVDYPNLQKWVRADFDFLELKRILSDWQIGMQAGGGWNALFWCNHDQPRVVSRFGHDGEHRVVSAKMLGTALHFLQGTPFVYQGEELGMTNPGFDHIGQYRDVETLNIHRLKREAGVSDADNMAAIMQKSRDNGRTPMHWNAERNAGFSVAEPWIGVPANAARINVASQLDDPDSVLHHYRQLITLRRREALMSDGVYRQLLPGHAQVWAYVREGQGERLLVLNNFYGTSCDVELPAEVISEAMTQRLVISNYPDSAPRNRQVFLRPFESFVLHLTNH encoded by the coding sequence ATGCAAGACTGGCAACGTTCGGTGATCTACCAGATCTACCCGAAGAGTTTTCACAGCCACGCCGGCAACCCCACGGGTGATTTGCTCGGCGTCGTGGCCAAGCTCGACTACCTGCACTGGCTGGGCGTCGATTGCCTGTGGATCACACCGTTCCTGCGTTCGCCCCAGCGCGACAACGGTTACGACATCAGCGACTACTACGCCATCGACCCGAGCTACGGGACCATGGCTGACTGCGAGCTGCTGATCGCCGAGGCCGGCAAGCGCGGGATCAAGTTGATGCTCGACATCGTGGTCAACCATACCTCGATTGAACACACCTGGTTCCAGCAGGCTCGCAGCAGCCTCGACAACCCGTACCGTGATTTCTATATCTGGCGCGACCAGCCGAACAATTGGGAATCCAAGTTCGGCGGGTCGGCCTGGGAGTACGAAGCCCAGACCGGTCAGTACTTCCTGCACCTGTTCGACCACACCCAGGCCGACCTGAACTGGGACAACCCGAAGGTGCGCGCCGAAGTCTTCAAAATGATGCGTTTCTGGCGCGACAAAGGCGTGGGTGGTTTCCGTCTGGACGTGATCAACCTGATCTCCAAACCGGCGGACTTTCCTGAGGACAACAGCGACGGTCGGCGCTTCTACACCGACGGCCCGAACGTCCACGATTACTTGCAGCAAATGCACCGCGAAGTGTTCAAAGGGCATGATCTGATCAACGTCGGCGAGATGTCCTCCACCAGCCTGGCGCACTGCATTCGCTATTCGCGGCCTGAATCGAAAGAGCTGTCGATGACCTTCAATTTCCATCACTTGAAGGTCGATTACCCAAACCTGCAAAAATGGGTTCGCGCCGATTTCGACTTCCTCGAACTCAAGCGCATCCTCTCTGACTGGCAAATCGGCATGCAGGCCGGTGGCGGCTGGAATGCACTGTTCTGGTGTAATCACGATCAGCCGCGAGTGGTCTCACGCTTTGGTCACGACGGTGAGCATCGAGTCGTGTCGGCGAAGATGCTCGGCACGGCGTTGCACTTCCTCCAGGGCACGCCGTTCGTGTATCAGGGCGAAGAGCTGGGCATGACCAATCCGGGTTTCGATCACATCGGCCAGTACCGCGATGTCGAGACCCTGAACATTCATCGACTCAAGCGCGAGGCCGGTGTGAGTGACGCCGATAACATGGCGGCGATCATGCAGAAGTCCCGTGACAACGGCCGTACGCCGATGCACTGGAATGCCGAGCGGAATGCCGGTTTCAGCGTGGCCGAACCGTGGATCGGTGTGCCGGCCAACGCCGCACGAATCAACGTTGCCAGCCAACTTGATGACCCTGATTCGGTGCTGCATCACTACCGGCAGTTGATCACTTTGCGCCGCCGTGAAGCCTTGATGTCCGACGGCGTGTACCGGCAGTTGCTGCCTGGGCATGCGCAAGTCTGGGCGTATGTGCGTGAAGGCCAGGGTGAGCGATTGCTGGTGCTGAACAACTTCTACGGCACCTCCTGTGACGTTGAATTGCCAGCTGAGGTGATCAGCGAAGCAATGACGCAGCGCTTGGTGATCAGCAACTACCCGGACTCTGCGCCGCGCAATCGGCAGGTGTTTTTGCGGCCCTTTGAGTCGTTCGTCCTGCACCTGACCAACCACTAA
- the cmoB gene encoding tRNA 5-methoxyuridine(34)/uridine 5-oxyacetic acid(34) synthase CmoB, giving the protein MIDLSPLARRLAGTPLADWANTLQAQLDRKMEKGHGDLERWQSALDALPKIQPSEVDLLNGLRLDTDCDDETRAQMRTALMGLSPWRKGPFDLFGVHVDTEWRSDWKWSRVAPHLDLKGKRILDVGCGNGYYMWRMLGAGADSVIGVDPNWLFFCQFQAVQRYLSEPNAWHLPFPFEDLPPNMEGFDTVFSMGVFYHRRSPIEHLLALKDCLVKGGELVLETLVIEGDQQQVLVPEDRYAQMRNVWFLPSVPALELWLRRAGFSDVRCVDVSTTTVEEQRGTEWMKYQSLSDFLDPDDHGKTVEGLPAPMRAVIVARK; this is encoded by the coding sequence ATGATTGATCTGTCTCCCCTCGCCCGCCGCCTGGCCGGTACGCCGCTCGCCGACTGGGCCAACACCCTGCAAGCACAGCTCGACAGGAAAATGGAAAAGGGCCACGGCGACCTGGAGCGCTGGCAAAGTGCGCTGGACGCCTTGCCGAAGATCCAGCCGAGCGAAGTCGACTTGCTCAACGGCCTGAGGCTGGACACCGATTGCGACGACGAAACCCGCGCGCAGATGCGTACGGCGCTGATGGGTTTGTCGCCGTGGCGCAAGGGGCCGTTCGACCTGTTCGGTGTGCATGTCGACACCGAATGGCGTTCGGACTGGAAGTGGTCGCGGGTCGCCCCGCATCTGGACCTCAAGGGCAAACGCATCCTCGATGTCGGTTGCGGCAACGGTTACTACATGTGGCGCATGCTCGGCGCCGGCGCGGACAGTGTGATTGGCGTCGATCCGAACTGGCTGTTCTTCTGCCAGTTCCAGGCCGTGCAGCGTTACTTGTCCGAGCCCAATGCCTGGCATCTGCCCTTCCCCTTCGAAGACCTGCCGCCGAACATGGAAGGCTTCGACACGGTGTTTTCCATGGGCGTGTTCTACCACCGCCGTTCGCCGATCGAGCATTTGCTGGCGCTGAAGGATTGCCTGGTCAAGGGCGGTGAACTGGTGCTGGAGACACTGGTGATCGAAGGCGATCAACAGCAGGTGCTGGTGCCGGAAGACCGCTACGCGCAGATGCGCAACGTGTGGTTCCTGCCGTCGGTGCCGGCGCTGGAGTTGTGGTTGCGCCGTGCAGGCTTCAGTGATGTGCGTTGTGTGGATGTCAGCACCACCACTGTTGAAGAGCAACGCGGGACGGAGTGGATGAAGTACCAGTCGCTGAGCGATTTCCTGGATCCGGACGATCACGGCAAGACGGTTGAAGGGCTGCCGGCGCCGATGCGGGCTGTCATTGTGGCCCGTAAATAG
- a CDS encoding PTS transporter subunit EIIB: protein MFEKMQRAFWKALTPDMVVDEPKQAVQPVAGLAEDVVAALGGVDNLKSQQPVALSRVRVQLRDVAQVNRQALKMAGVPGVMLLDDGVVHLITGLQP from the coding sequence ATGTTCGAGAAAATGCAGCGGGCGTTCTGGAAAGCGTTGACCCCGGATATGGTGGTGGATGAGCCCAAGCAGGCTGTTCAACCGGTTGCAGGTTTGGCCGAGGATGTCGTGGCCGCGTTGGGGGGCGTGGACAACCTCAAGTCACAGCAGCCCGTGGCGCTGAGCCGGGTACGGGTGCAATTGCGGGATGTGGCGCAAGTGAACCGCCAGGCTTTGAAAATGGCCGGTGTGCCGGGCGTCATGCTGCTGGATGACGGGGTGGTGCATCTGATCACTGGCCTTCAGCCTTAA
- the treR gene encoding trehalose operon repressor, which translates to MSKYNQIYTDLLASITTERLERGARLPSETELMESYQASRGTVRKAIEQLQERGFAQKIHGKGTFVLSTNPIEFQLGGIVSFQETYPRLGNDVSTEVVEFAQMPLEGALLEHIKAEEGSQITRIKRVRRIDGKRVILDINHFVSDVIPGLSPVIAEQSIYAFIEQTLQLQIAYAQRTIEAVPRSKDDQLLLDLDGQSHVIVVSNQTFLQDGRQFEYTESRHTLDKFYFSDVARR; encoded by the coding sequence ATGAGTAAATACAACCAGATCTACACCGATCTGCTTGCCAGCATTACCACCGAACGTCTGGAACGCGGCGCCCGGTTGCCTTCTGAAACCGAATTGATGGAAAGCTACCAGGCCAGTCGCGGCACTGTGCGCAAGGCCATCGAGCAGTTGCAGGAACGCGGCTTCGCGCAGAAAATCCACGGCAAAGGCACCTTCGTGCTGTCGACCAACCCGATCGAGTTCCAGCTCGGCGGCATCGTCAGCTTCCAGGAGACCTATCCACGGCTGGGCAACGACGTCAGTACCGAGGTGGTCGAATTCGCTCAGATGCCCCTTGAGGGCGCGCTGCTGGAGCACATCAAGGCCGAGGAAGGCAGCCAGATCACACGAATCAAACGGGTGCGGCGCATCGACGGCAAACGGGTGATCCTCGACATCAACCACTTCGTCAGCGATGTGATTCCCGGCCTGTCCCCAGTCATCGCCGAACAATCGATCTACGCCTTCATCGAACAGACCCTGCAACTGCAAATCGCCTACGCCCAGCGCACCATCGAAGCAGTGCCTCGGAGCAAGGACGACCAGTTGCTTCTGGACCTGGACGGCCAGAGCCATGTGATCGTGGTCAGTAACCAGACGTTTTTGCAGGATGGCCGCCAGTTCGAGTACACCGAATCACGGCATACCCTGGACAAGTTCTATTTTTCGGATGTGGCTCGGCGCTGA
- the treP gene encoding PTS system trehalose-specific EIIBC component gives MSHDYPNIASELLHSLGGSDNLEQAAHCVTRLRLALKDPSLVNSATLNQIDLVKGSFFTGGLFQVVIGPGEVEKVYAELRRQTGLAASTIADVKQKSADKINAVQRLVRVFSDVFMPILPALIIAGLLMGINNLIGAKGMFIEGKTLLDAYPDLDGIWSLINLMANTSFVFLPALVGWSAAKRFGGSEILGIVLGLMLVHPDLLNAWNYGKAVAGLDGQSLPYFDIFGWFKIEKVGYQGQILPILLAAYVMSVIEKWLRARVPNAVQLLVVPITTIVVTGVLALAVIGPVTRHLGILITEGVVALFDLAPMVGGAIFGLLYAPLVITGMHHMFLAVDLQLISTQGGTFIWPMIVMSNLAQGSAALAVFYTTRNVRDKSMASTSAISAYFGITEPAMFGVNLRYKFPFYCALIGSALGCIFLSLNKVQASAIGVGGLPGFISIIPQFIPMFVIGMIIAMVVPFVLTCGLSMKIVRPGFRVA, from the coding sequence ATGAGCCACGACTATCCGAATATCGCCAGCGAGCTGCTGCACAGCCTCGGTGGCAGCGACAACCTCGAACAGGCCGCGCACTGTGTCACGCGCTTGCGCCTGGCCCTCAAGGACCCGAGCCTGGTCAACAGCGCCACGCTGAACCAGATCGATCTGGTCAAGGGCTCGTTCTTCACCGGTGGTCTGTTCCAGGTGGTGATCGGCCCCGGCGAAGTGGAAAAGGTCTACGCCGAACTGCGCCGGCAAACCGGCCTGGCCGCGTCGACCATCGCCGACGTTAAACAAAAAAGCGCCGACAAGATAAACGCCGTGCAGCGACTGGTGCGGGTGTTTTCCGATGTGTTCATGCCGATCCTGCCGGCGCTGATCATTGCCGGCCTGCTGATGGGCATCAACAACCTGATCGGCGCCAAAGGCATGTTCATCGAGGGCAAGACGCTGCTCGATGCTTACCCGGACCTCGACGGTATCTGGAGCCTGATCAACCTGATGGCCAATACGTCGTTTGTGTTCCTGCCGGCGTTGGTGGGCTGGTCGGCGGCCAAGCGTTTTGGCGGCAGCGAAATCCTCGGCATCGTGCTCGGCCTGATGCTGGTGCATCCCGACCTGCTCAACGCCTGGAACTACGGCAAAGCGGTGGCCGGGCTCGACGGTCAGAGCTTGCCGTACTTCGATATTTTCGGCTGGTTCAAGATCGAGAAGGTCGGTTATCAGGGCCAGATCCTGCCGATCCTGCTGGCAGCCTACGTCATGAGCGTGATCGAAAAATGGCTGCGGGCGCGAGTGCCGAATGCGGTGCAACTGCTGGTGGTGCCGATCACCACCATTGTTGTCACCGGCGTACTGGCGCTGGCCGTGATCGGCCCGGTCACCCGGCATCTGGGGATTCTCATCACCGAAGGCGTGGTCGCCTTGTTTGACTTGGCGCCAATGGTCGGCGGTGCCATCTTCGGACTGCTGTATGCGCCACTGGTGATCACCGGCATGCACCACATGTTCCTCGCCGTCGACTTGCAACTTATCTCCACTCAGGGCGGCACCTTTATCTGGCCGATGATCGTCATGTCCAATCTCGCCCAGGGCAGCGCGGCGCTCGCGGTGTTCTACACCACCCGCAACGTGCGGGACAAAAGCATGGCCTCGACTTCGGCGATTTCGGCGTATTTCGGCATCACCGAACCGGCGATGTTCGGGGTCAACCTGCGCTACAAATTTCCGTTTTATTGCGCGCTGATCGGCTCGGCGCTGGGCTGCATCTTCCTGTCGCTGAACAAGGTCCAGGCCTCGGCGATTGGCGTCGGTGGGCTGCCCGGTTTTATCTCGATCATTCCGCAGTTCATCCCGATGTTTGTGATCGGGATGATCATTGCCATGGTCGTGCCGTTTGTTTTGACCTGCGGGTTGAGCATGAAGATTGTCCGGCCTGGTTTTCGGGTTGCCTGA
- a CDS encoding carbohydrate porin: protein MKTIINRSLVAAGVCLALPLSAQALEFAGYLRSGIGTSVNSGKQQCFQLPGAQTKYRLGNECEQYAELELRQDLYTLDDGSVLSVDGMASLYNQYDKDLTFNGDNGSVRMPQLYTQWSNLPSLNGGSLWAGRRYYKRNDIHISDFYYWNQSATGGGIEDVQIGDLKYSYALSRKDNLYQKDYINRHDFNVAGFKTNPGGELEVGLSYIDKPDSQDAHRGWAITTQHVQKGFLGGKNKLAFQYGEGPGTGLGYTGNVKLDDSNKSYRVVEFFDWQVTPRFGGQIEAVYQKDIRPDGADQNWMSIGVRPAYAITEQFKLVTELGHDQVDAPGGTRKLSKFTFAPTWSPKGPEFWERPEVRLYYTYASWNEAAKRAANELAAGSALSDTGAFGTALHGANVGLQVEYWWK, encoded by the coding sequence TTGAAAACAATAATAAATCGCAGCCTTGTAGCAGCAGGTGTTTGCCTGGCATTACCACTGTCGGCCCAGGCGCTGGAGTTCGCCGGTTACTTGCGTAGCGGTATCGGGACCTCGGTCAACAGCGGCAAACAGCAGTGCTTCCAACTGCCGGGGGCGCAGACCAAATATCGCTTGGGCAATGAATGCGAGCAGTACGCCGAACTGGAGTTACGCCAGGATCTTTACACCCTGGACGACGGTTCGGTGTTGAGCGTCGATGGCATGGCTTCGTTGTACAACCAGTACGACAAGGACCTGACCTTCAACGGTGATAACGGCTCGGTGCGCATGCCGCAGCTGTATACGCAGTGGTCAAACCTGCCGAGCCTGAACGGTGGTTCGCTGTGGGCCGGCCGGCGTTACTACAAGCGTAACGACATCCACATTTCCGACTTCTACTACTGGAACCAGAGCGCCACCGGCGGCGGAATCGAAGACGTGCAGATCGGTGATCTGAAATACAGCTACGCCCTCTCGCGCAAGGATAATCTGTACCAGAAGGACTACATCAACCGGCATGACTTCAACGTCGCCGGGTTCAAGACCAACCCCGGTGGCGAGTTGGAGGTGGGCCTGAGTTACATCGACAAACCCGACAGCCAGGATGCTCACCGTGGCTGGGCGATCACCACCCAGCATGTGCAGAAAGGCTTTCTGGGCGGCAAGAACAAACTGGCCTTCCAGTACGGCGAAGGCCCCGGCACCGGGTTGGGTTATACCGGTAACGTGAAGCTGGACGACAGCAACAAAAGTTATCGCGTGGTGGAGTTCTTCGACTGGCAAGTGACGCCACGCTTTGGCGGGCAGATCGAGGCGGTCTATCAGAAAGACATCCGCCCGGACGGTGCCGACCAGAACTGGATGTCCATTGGCGTGCGCCCGGCGTATGCGATTACCGAGCAGTTCAAGCTGGTGACCGAGTTGGGCCACGATCAGGTTGACGCGCCGGGCGGGACGCGCAAGCTGAGCAAGTTCACCTTCGCCCCGACCTGGTCGCCCAAGGGCCCGGAGTTCTGGGAACGCCCCGAGGTGCGCCTGTATTACACCTATGCCAGCTGGAACGAGGCGGCCAAACGGGCAGCCAATGAACTGGCGGCGGGCTCGGCGTTGTCCGACACCGGCGCCTTCGGCACGGCGCTCCACGGTGCCAATGTCGGATTGCAGGTCGAGTACTGGTGGAAATAA
- a CDS encoding multicopper oxidase family protein, whose product MSFTRRQILGGLAGLVVVGVGAGGASRYWLGKMADAEAGHDYELIAAPLDVELVAGHKTQAWAFGPSAPGTELRVRQGEWLRVRFINHLPVATTIHWHGIRLPLEMDGVPYVSQLPVLPGEYFDYKFRVPDAGSYWYHPHVNSSEELGRGLVGPLIIEEREPTGFKYEKTLSLKSWHVDEEGAFVAFSIPREAARGGTAGRLSTINGVSQAVIELPAGQITRVRLLNLDNTLTYRINIPGAEAQIYALDGNPVEPRPLGKEYWLGPGMRICLAIKAPAAGEELSLRNGPVRLGTLRSVANSDAPTPWPPALPANPIAEPDLANAEKLNFNFEWVGSVSVNVDNGKPPSLWQINGKAWDITDKTCSDRPIATLKKGKSYIFELKNMTQYQHPIHLHGMSFKVIASNRHKVIPYFTDTYLLGKNERAQVALVADNPGVWMFHCHVIDHMETGLMAAIEVA is encoded by the coding sequence ATGTCCTTTACCCGTCGCCAAATACTCGGTGGTCTGGCCGGTCTTGTCGTAGTTGGCGTGGGGGCCGGTGGCGCGTCGCGGTACTGGCTGGGGAAAATGGCCGACGCCGAGGCGGGTCACGACTACGAACTGATTGCCGCCCCGCTGGACGTTGAACTGGTGGCCGGGCACAAGACTCAAGCCTGGGCGTTCGGCCCGTCGGCGCCGGGCACCGAGCTGCGGGTACGCCAGGGCGAATGGCTGCGGGTGCGCTTCATCAACCACCTGCCGGTGGCGACCACCATTCACTGGCACGGCATTCGCCTGCCGCTGGAAATGGACGGTGTGCCGTATGTCTCGCAACTGCCGGTGCTGCCGGGTGAGTACTTCGACTACAAATTCCGCGTGCCGGACGCCGGCAGCTACTGGTATCACCCGCATGTGAACAGCAGCGAAGAGCTCGGTCGTGGTCTGGTCGGCCCGCTGATCATCGAAGAACGCGAGCCCACCGGTTTCAAGTACGAGAAAACCCTGAGCCTCAAGAGCTGGCACGTCGATGAAGAGGGCGCGTTCGTCGCCTTCAGCATTCCTCGCGAAGCCGCTCGCGGCGGTACGGCGGGACGCTTGTCGACGATCAATGGCGTGTCGCAGGCGGTGATTGAGTTACCCGCCGGGCAGATCACTCGCGTGCGGTTGCTCAACCTCGACAACACCCTGACCTACCGCATCAATATCCCCGGCGCTGAAGCGCAGATTTACGCGCTGGACGGCAACCCCGTCGAGCCGCGTCCGCTCGGCAAGGAGTACTGGCTCGGTCCGGGCATGCGCATCTGTCTGGCGATCAAGGCACCGGCGGCGGGTGAAGAATTGTCCCTGCGCAACGGCCCGGTGCGCTTGGGCACTTTGCGTTCAGTGGCCAACAGCGATGCGCCGACACCATGGCCGCCCGCGCTGCCGGCCAACCCGATTGCCGAGCCGGACCTGGCCAATGCCGAGAAACTCAACTTCAATTTCGAGTGGGTCGGCTCGGTATCGGTCAATGTCGATAACGGTAAACCGCCGAGCCTGTGGCAGATCAACGGCAAGGCGTGGGACATCACGGACAAGACCTGTTCGGATCGTCCGATTGCGACCCTGAAAAAGGGCAAAAGCTATATTTTCGAATTGAAGAACATGACTCAGTATCAGCACCCGATCCACCTGCACGGGATGAGCTTCAAGGTAATTGCCTCGAACCGGCACAAGGTCATCCCGTACTTCACCGACACCTATCTGCTGGGCAAGAACGAACGCGCGCAAGTCGCACTGGTGGCGGATAATCCGGGCGTGTGGATGTTCCATTGCCACGTGATCGACCACATGGAAACCGGCCTGATGGCCGCCATCGAGGTAGCGTGA
- the ptsP gene encoding phosphoenolpyruvate--protein phosphotransferase → MATPQHLQLLAPLSGVLMPLDQVPDPVFSSRVIGDGLCIDPTTKTLCAPLAGVISNVQTSGHAVSITDDHGVQVLMHIGLDTVNLAGKGFTRLVEEGQRVEAGQALIEFDVDYIALNARSLLTLMLVVSGEPFTWLVPEAGLVESGQPLLSLNSAGQVRDELLADQGEALFSKPVTLANPNGLHARPAAVFAQAAKGFSASIHLHRQQDSANAKSLVAIMALQTAHGDRVQVSAVGPDAQVAIKTLAELLVAGCGESVTVLADVQPTETCAQTVLRGVCASAGSAFGLVVQIAEQTLHVSEFGKGAQVEREQLAQALSESQRDLQQLRDNANSDAQGEIFKAHQELLEDPGLLDQAQSLISEGKSAGFAWRATTEATAVQFKSLGSPLLAERAADLADVGQRVLKRILGVQDQVMDVPEGAILIAEQLTPSQTAGLDTRKVLGFATVGGGATSHVAILARAAGLPAVCGLPVQVLALVNGTQVLLDADKGELHLDPDLAAIEQLQANRQQQQKRHQHELAHAALAACTRDGHHIEVTANVASLNETEQAISLGGEGVGLLRSEFLYLDRNHAPSHDEQASTYSAIARALGPTRNLVVRTLDVGGDKPLAYVPMESETNPFLGMRGIRLCLERPQLLRDQFKAILGSAGLACLHIMLPMVTQLSELRLARQLLEEEAQALGLTELPKLGIMIEVPAAALMADLFAPEVDFFSIGTNDLTQYTLAMDRDHPRLASQADSFHPSVLRLIATTVKAAHAHGKWVGVCGALASETLATPLLLGLGVDELSVSVPLIPAVKAAVREANLTDCQAIARQVLGLESAEQVREALRLYHAAVVDTSLVLEN, encoded by the coding sequence ATGGCCACACCCCAACATTTGCAACTGCTCGCGCCGCTGTCCGGCGTACTGATGCCCCTGGACCAGGTGCCCGATCCGGTGTTTTCCAGCCGCGTGATCGGTGACGGTTTGTGCATCGATCCGACAACTAAAACCTTGTGCGCGCCACTGGCCGGGGTGATCAGCAATGTGCAGACCAGTGGTCATGCCGTCAGCATTACCGACGACCACGGTGTGCAGGTGTTGATGCACATCGGCCTCGATACCGTGAACCTGGCGGGCAAAGGGTTTACCCGGTTGGTGGAAGAAGGTCAGCGGGTGGAGGCGGGTCAGGCTCTGATCGAATTTGATGTCGATTACATCGCCTTGAATGCGCGCAGTCTGTTGACCTTGATGCTGGTGGTCAGTGGTGAACCGTTCACCTGGCTGGTGCCCGAAGCGGGTCTGGTGGAAAGCGGCCAACCGCTGCTGAGTTTGAACTCCGCCGGGCAGGTGAGGGATGAGCTATTGGCTGATCAGGGCGAAGCACTGTTCTCCAAACCGGTGACCCTGGCCAACCCGAACGGCTTGCACGCGCGTCCGGCGGCGGTGTTTGCCCAGGCGGCGAAAGGCTTTTCGGCGAGCATCCATCTGCATAGACAGCAGGACAGCGCGAATGCCAAATCCCTGGTGGCGATCATGGCGTTGCAAACGGCGCACGGTGATCGGGTGCAAGTCAGCGCGGTGGGGCCGGATGCGCAGGTTGCGATCAAAACCCTGGCCGAGCTGCTGGTCGCCGGTTGCGGCGAAAGCGTGACGGTGCTGGCGGATGTGCAACCGACCGAGACGTGCGCGCAGACGGTACTGCGTGGGGTTTGCGCATCCGCAGGTTCGGCGTTTGGTCTGGTCGTTCAGATCGCCGAGCAGACGCTGCACGTGAGCGAATTCGGCAAGGGCGCGCAGGTTGAGCGTGAACAGTTGGCTCAGGCCTTGAGCGAGTCGCAGCGGGACTTGCAACAACTGCGTGACAACGCCAACAGCGACGCCCAGGGCGAGATCTTCAAGGCGCATCAGGAACTGCTCGAAGACCCGGGTTTGCTGGATCAGGCCCAGTCGCTGATCAGCGAAGGCAAAAGCGCCGGATTCGCCTGGCGGGCGACGACCGAAGCGACGGCGGTTCAGTTCAAGAGTCTCGGCAGCCCCTTATTGGCGGAGCGGGCAGCAGACCTGGCGGATGTGGGGCAACGGGTGCTCAAGCGGATTCTGGGCGTGCAGGATCAGGTGATGGATGTGCCGGAGGGGGCGATCCTGATCGCCGAGCAACTGACCCCGTCGCAGACTGCCGGGCTCGATACCCGCAAAGTGCTGGGGTTCGCCACGGTGGGGGGTGGCGCCACCAGCCACGTCGCGATTCTGGCCCGGGCCGCTGGCTTGCCGGCGGTCTGCGGTTTGCCTGTTCAGGTGCTGGCGCTGGTCAATGGCACGCAAGTGTTGCTGGATGCCGACAAGGGTGAGCTGCACCTTGATCCGGATCTTGCTGCCATCGAGCAGCTTCAGGCCAACCGTCAGCAACAACAGAAACGTCATCAACACGAACTCGCCCACGCCGCGTTGGCGGCCTGTACCCGCGACGGTCATCACATCGAGGTGACGGCCAACGTCGCCTCGCTGAATGAAACCGAACAGGCCATCAGCCTGGGCGGTGAGGGCGTCGGATTGTTGCGTTCGGAGTTTCTGTATCTGGATCGCAACCACGCGCCGAGCCATGACGAACAAGCGTCCACCTACAGCGCCATCGCCCGCGCCCTGGGACCGACGCGCAATCTGGTGGTGCGCACGCTGGATGTCGGCGGCGACAAGCCCTTGGCCTACGTGCCGATGGAGAGTGAAACCAACCCGTTCCTCGGCATGCGCGGAATTCGCCTGTGCCTGGAGCGTCCGCAACTGCTGCGCGACCAGTTCAAGGCGATCCTTGGCAGTGCCGGGCTGGCCTGTTTGCATATCATGCTGCCGATGGTCACCCAGCTCAGCGAATTGCGTCTGGCCCGGCAACTGCTCGAAGAAGAGGCGCAGGCGCTGGGTCTCACGGAGTTGCCGAAACTGGGGATCATGATCGAAGTGCCGGCAGCGGCATTGATGGCGGACCTGTTTGCGCCAGAGGTGGACTTCTTTTCCATCGGCACCAATGACCTGACCCAATACACGCTGGCCATGGACCGCGATCACCCGCGCCTGGCCAGTCAGGCCGACAGCTTTCATCCGTCGGTGCTGCGCCTGATCGCCACCACGGTCAAGGCTGCCCATGCCCACGGCAAGTGGGTGGGCGTGTGTGGTGCGCTGGCCTCGGAAACCCTTGCGACCCCGTTATTGCTGGGGCTGGGGGTGGACGAGTTGTCGGTGAGTGTGCCGCTGATTCCAGCGGTGAAAGCGGCGGTACGTGAAGCGAATCTGACGGATTGCCAGGCCATTGCCCGGCAAGTGCTGGGACTGGAAAGTGCCGAGCAGGTGCGCGAGGCATTGCGGCTTTATCACGCCGCGGTGGTTGATACTTCACTGGTTCTGGAGAACTGA